The genomic DNA GGTATGTCGTTGGCAACGAGCCTTACGCCGACTCCTGCCCCTCTGGCCATTTCACATGCATGACCGATGAGACCGAACCCGGTGACGTCCGTAGCAGCGGAGACTGAACACTCCAGCATCAGCTCTGCCGCCGCGGCATTGAGTGCGGCCATTTCTGCCACCGCCCGCTCCACCGCGAAAGCGGGAGCCATGTCGGCCTTTATTGCCGTGCTGATGATGCCGGTGCCGACAGGCTTGGTAAGGACTAGAAGGTCGCCGGGACGGGCTGTCGAATTGCGAACAATCCTTTCGGGATCGACAAGCCCGGTTACCGCAAGGCCGTACTTCAACTCGTCATCTTCCACCGTATGCCCGCCGACGAGACAGACCCCGGCCTCACGCAAGGTAGCGAGCCCACCGGCAAGGAGATCGGCCAGCACGTCGGCACCTAATCGGCAGGCCGGAAAAAAAGCAAGGTTGGTAGCCGTGACGGGACGCCCACCCATGGCATAGACATCGGACAGGGCGTTGGCCGCCGCAATCCTGCCGAACAGGAAAGGGTCATCCACCACAGGAGTGATGATGTCCGCCGTCTCGACCAGGGCAAGGTTGGCGGAGATCCGATACACTCCGGCATCGTCGGACGTCTCCGGCCCCACAAGTAGCGCCGGGTCAGTCTGCCCTAACAGTCCGCGCATGGCTTCTTCCAGGCCCGCCGGGCCCAGCTTGGCCGCTCAGCCGGCCGCCTTCACCATGCCGGTTAGCTTTACCTTCTGTTTTGTCACGGTTTCCTCTCCCGACTACAGCAGGTACACCCGCGGGACGCGTTTGCTTATGCCGCAGAATATTTCATAGGGGATAGTGCCGGCCCAACCCGCAAGCTCTTCAGCCCGAATGCAGCTTCCCTCCCGGTCGCAGCCGAGAAGCGTCACCTCATCCCCTACCGCCACGCCCGGGATTTCCGTCACATCCAGCATGATCCAGTCCATGCAGACCGTCCCCGTCACCCTCGCCCGCTCTCCTCTCACAAGCGCTTCCCCTTTGTTGGTCAGAGCGCGGCTGTACCCATCTGCATATCCGACGGGAACACTGGCGATGAGCCGCCGCTCCCGGGCCACATAGCGGCGCGCGTAGCTTATGCTGGCTCCCGGCTCGACCCATTTCAGCATCGCAACTTCACTCTTGAGGCGCATCACCGGCTTCAATTCCATCTTTCCGTGGAAATCTCCGGAAGGGAGGGCTCCGTAAAGGGTGATGCCGGGGCGCACCAGGTTGCAGAAAGGAAGTTCTTGTGCAAAGACCGCAGCGCTATTGGCTATATGAATGTAAGAAGGCGAGAACCCCTCTCTTCTTGCCGCTTCCACGACCTCTGCAAACGCGGCGACCTGGCGTCCGGTATAACCTGCCCCCGCTTCGTCGAGCTCGTCGGCTGAAGCGAAGTGGGACATCACGCCTTCCAGCTCGATATTGGAAAGCTTGCTCATCTCTCTGAAGAAACCGGCTGCCTCATTATGGCGGATACCAAGACGCCCCATCCCGGTGTCGATCTTGACATGTATCCTCGCCTTCCGGTAAAGCCTCGCCGCCGTGGCATCCAGCCGACGCGCCTGGTCAAGATCGAAGACGACGGTGGAAAGGTTGAATCCGACGCATTTCCTTTCCTGCCCCGGATATACCCCTCCCAGAATCAGGATGGGACGGTCTATCCCGCTTTTTCTCAACTGGATTCCTTCCGCCAGAAACGCAACGCCGAAAGCGGTTACGCCGAGCCCTTCAAGTTCCGTTGCTATGTCCATGAAGCCGTGGCCGTAAGCATCGGCCTTAACTACTGCGAGGATGCCGCATGAAGAAGGTACGGTACGTCTGATGACGGAGAAGTTGTAACGAAGTGAAGCAAGGTCGATTTCGGCAATGGTGGGTCTGCTGTCCATATGTGGAACACTCATATCCAGGAAGGAGTGGCTATCGGAGGTCACGCATTTCTATCATTTTCATCACGCTCCTGTAAAGGAAAAGGGGGGAGGAATCACCGAGCCAACTTTTACTTGCACGTTAAAAGTTTCTGGTTTACAAGAAAATTCCTGCGGACATGGCCGCGGAAGGGGGAAGGACCGATGGCGACCATCGAAAATATTCAGGGACGATGGTTTGCAGCATTCCTGCTGCTGGGAGTCTTTGCGGTCCTGTTCACCTTTCCCATTGGAGACGGAGACTTCTTCTGGCATGTAAAGACGGGGCAGTGGATATGGGAGAACAAGGCTCTTCCCTCCGCCGACCCGTTCTCCTACACGGTTAAGGACGTCAATCCGTTCCGCCCCGACTCCAACCGCATTCCATTCCTGCTAAAACAGTACTGGCTCGGCCAGCTGGCCCTCGCCGGGATCTGGAACATGGGTGGTGAAGCGGGCATGGTGGCTTTTCGCGCCGCCATCTACACCGGCATCCTCGCATTTCTCTTCTGGTGGGGATGCCGATTGAAGAGGGGAATCTGGCCGCTGATCATTCTCTTCCTGGCCGGCAACGTGCTTCGCAATTATCCCAACGAGCGGCCCCAGATTTTCGCCTTCGTCTTCATGCCTCTGATGCTCTGGCTGCTGGAGCGGCTGCGCACCGGCACGGAACACCGATTGAAGGTTGCGATCCTTCTCCCTGCCGTCATGCTGCTCTGGAGCAACTGCCACGGCTCGTTCATCCTGGGACAGGTGGTTCTGGTTCTGTACGCCGCCGGAATGCTGGGAGACACCGCCCTGGGAAAGGCCTCCTCCTTCGAGAAATTCCCCTTGGTGCCGCTACTCGCGGCGCTCATCGCTCCCCTTCTCAACCCCAACGGCCTCAGAGCCTTCACTGAATTCTTCAACCTCTCCACAGCCTACAAGAGCCAGGTCACGGAATACGTCTCCCCCCTTGCCCTTGCCTGGCGCAGCCATCTGTTCGATTACTGGTTCTGGGCTCTCCTGCTTCTAGCTCTCGGCACCGTGATTCTCAACGTCAGGCGCATGGCACTTCCGCACCTCCTCGTCATCATCGCTCTGCTGGGGATCTCAATGAGCGGTGTGAGGTACATTCCATTCTTCGTCCTCGCAGCACCACTCCTCATCCCCTACCTCCCGGACTGGCAGCCGCAGAGGAGGCTTGCACTGATCCCGCTAGCCGTAGCAGCAATCTGGGCCGCGACCGCCGACTACCGGAATGTCTTCAAGTTTCGAGCAGAGCGATCCTTTCCGGCCCAGGCGGTGAAATTTCTCGAAGAGGCGAAGCCTGCAGGAAGAATCTTCAACTACATCGCCTGGGGCGGCTATCTCATGTGCCATTCCGGCTATCCTGTCTTTGTGGACGGGCGTGCATTGGCCGAGGAGTTCGTAACCCTTCACGATCGTGTCCTCTTCGGAGTCGGTTGGCAGAAGGTCCTGGATGACTACAACATCAACCTGATGCTGCTGCCGGGCACGCAGCCCATCGACGGCAGTGCTTATCCTCTGCTCCTGCAGTTGCTGGACGCACCGGAATGGGCATTGATCCATGCAGACGACACGGCCCTCGCCTTCGCCCGACAGGTCCCTGAGAACAAGGCAATCATCGACAGGTACGCTGTCAGCAAGGGGCGCATCTCCCAGCACATAAAGGACCGCTGGGGATGGCAGTTCACTTACGACCTCTGAGGACAAATCATGGATCGCCCGACAATTTCCGTTGTCATTCCCGTTTATAACAGTGCCGAGATTCTCCCTGCCCTCATTGAGCAGCTCCTGCCCGTGCTGCATGAATTGGCCGCTGCATCGGAAGTGATACTCGTAAACGATGGAAGTCGCGACGGCAGCTGGAGCGTGATAGGTGACCTCGCCGCGCGGCACCCTGATGTTCGCGGCATCGAGATGATGAGGAATTACGGGCAGCACAACGCTCTCCTGTGCGGAATCCGCGCGGCACGTTTCAGCCTCATCGTCACCATGGACGACGATCTGCAACACCCTCCGGAAGAAATTCCGAAACTCCTGACCAAGCTCTCCGAAGGGTATGACGTTGTCTATGGAACTCCCATCAAGGAAGAACACGGCCTCTGGCGCGACCTGGCGTCACGGATGACGAAACTCGCCCTGCAGAACTCCATGGGCGCGGAAACTGCGCGAAAGATCAGCGCCTTCAGAGTCTTCAGGACGGATCTCAGAAATGCCTTCGCCGACTACCGCAGCCCATTTGCCTCAATCGATGTCCTGCTCACCTGGGGAACAACCCGTTTCACGGCACTGCCGGTGCGTCACGAGCCACGTCGGGCCGGGGTGTCCAACTACACCTTCATGAAGCTCCTGACCCACGCTTTCAACATGATGACAGGCTTCAGCGTTCTGCCTCTGCAGGTTGCGAGCTTCCTCGGTTTCGCCTGCGCGTGTTTCGGTCTATTGATCCTCGTGTACGTCATAGGCCGCTATGTAATTCAGGGAGGTAGTGTCCCGGGATTTCCGTTCCTCGCGTCGATCATCGCAATCTTTTCCGGTGCACAGCTTCTAGCCCTGGGAGTCATCGGGGAATACCTGGCCCGCATGCACTTCCGCATGATGGAGCGGCCGACCTATGCAGTACGATCGACAACCTCCCCGGAGGAAAAAGTCTGATGGAGAGCAAGCACCACATCGAGTTTCTGCCCTGGGACTCCGGCTTCTTCGGTCGTCGGATCGCGCGGCTCGAAGGCGGGCGTCTCACCGAAAAACTGGCAGATGAGGCACTCGCTGAATGCAGAAAGGACGGGATAGAGTGCCTGTATTTCCTTGCAGACGCCGACGATGACGAGACGGTCCTGGCAGCAGAGAAACAGGAATTCCATCAGACCGACATCCGTGTCACCCTGGAACAGCACCTGTCGCATCTCCCGCAGAAACTGCAGGAGAAGGTGGCAGTCCGTTCCGCGGTGGAAGCAGACATTAAACCGCTGGCAGCGATTGCACGCATCAATCACCGTGACACCCGCTTCTACTATGACAAGCGCTTCCCCACCGAGCGATGCGACGACCTCTACGGCACCTGGATTGAAAACAGCTGCCGCGGCTATGCCGACGCGGTGCTTACAGCCGGGGAGGAAGGCACCCCCGCCGGTTACATTACATGCCACCTTAGAGAGGGAAAGACCGGACAGATCGGGCTTCTGGGAGTGGGTGCCGCTTTCCAGGGAAAGGGCTACGGCCCGGCTCTCGTACGGGGAGCGCTTCAGTGGTTTGCCGCACAAGGGATGGAGCGGGTAACGGTAGTGACCCAGGGACGAAACTGCAATGCACAACGTCTTTATCAGAAATGCGGCTTCACGACGTCGTTGCTCCAGTTGTGGTACCACAGGTGGCTATTATGATACAGGAGCGCTGCCAACGAACACTCAGAGAGTCGCTACGTTTCTCCCTCCGCTACAGTCTCGCCGCCGCCAGTCCCGTCATAGCAACAATTATCCTCGTGAACGGCCCGCTGGGCGTTCTCTCCCTCAGTCTCGACTGCAAAGCAACCAAGTTCCGGGCAAGCATGGGTGACCAGTGAACACTGCAATCTCTCGAAGGGAACTGACGACAGGCGCCCTGCTGGTTGCAACTGCCGCCGCAATTTTGTTTGCTCCGGTCCTGTCGCGAATGGTGGGGCACGCCTACGACTACATCGTACACACCGAGCTTGCGGCCGTGATGCTGACGAAGCGGGAAGTGATCACGCCACACTTCCTTTTCCAGGCACTGGCACTGGCCGTACATCTGGTTTTTCCCGCACCGCTCGACTGGACCGCCTTCTTTGTGGTGCTGGCCTCCACCTCCGCAACTGCAGCGATCATCTTCATCTCTCTGCGACATGAGGGAGCCGCTCCCGTCATGGCGGGGGTGATCAGTGCCACTCTTCTCCTCTCGGCACCCGTAACGCTGCTGGCCCTTCTCGATGGACATCTGTATTTAGGCTACATCGCGACCAACGTCTTTCACAACCCGACAATCCTCCTGCTCAAACCACTCGCGCTCCTATCATTCATGTTCATGACTCGCGCTTTTGATGGGGTCGAAAGGGCTAGGCTTTCATCAATTCTCCTCTGTGCCGGCATCACGGTTGCCTGCGTCCTCTCCAAACCGAGCTTCACTATCTGCATATTGCCTGCTGCGGTCCTGATGATGGGGCTCAGCCGGCTCAATAACCGAACCTTCGATTCGCGACTCATCTGGTTCGGGATTCTACTCCCTGCGGCAGTCCTGCTGATTGCCCAGTACTGGTTTACGTATAGCCAGGATCAGATTTCGGGCGTGTATGAAGGAAAGAGCACCATTGTTCTCGCCCCGTTTGCAGTCATGTCCGTCTACTCCTCATGGCTCCTGCCTAAGTTCATCCTCTCCCTGCTGTTCCCCCTGGCGGTGCTGCTTCTTCATCTCAAAGAAGCAGTCAGCGACAGACGGCTGCTCCTGGCGTGGCTCGCTTTCGCTTTCGGCGGCGGATTCACATATCTGCTTGCGGAATCGGGCCCCAGGATGTATCAAGGTAACTTTGTCTGGAGCGGTCAAATAACCCTGTTCGTGCTGTTCATCTGCTCGGCTCTCTTTCTGCTTCGGCACTACGGAGGAAGTGCCCGTGAACAGGAAAGGCGCTGGCGTCTACTGGTATGTCAGGCGCTTCTGCTCCTTCATGCAGCCAGCGGCATCATTTTCTATATCTCCGAGTACATCCAGACCGAGCGCTTCTGGTAGCACAAAAACAGGAACGGATCATCATGAATATCCCATTCAACAAACCGTACATGGTCGGCAGCGAACTCGGATACATAGCCGCCGCCATTTCCGACGGCCACGTTTCCGGGGACGGCGGGTACACGAAAAAGTGTCACTCACTTCTTGCCGAGGAACTCTCCGCCCCACGGGTACTTCTAACCACATCCTGCACGCATGCGCTGGAAATGGCGGCACTGCTCCTCGACATCCAGCCGGGGGACGAAGTGATCGTGCCATCCTTCACCTTCGTGTCCACCGTCAACGCCTTCGTCCTGCGAGGGGCACGCCCGGTATTCTGCGACATCCGCCCCGACACACTCAACATGGACGAAGCCAGGCTGGAAACGCTGATCACCGGACGGACACGGGCCATCGTGCCGGTTCATTACGCCGGAGTCGGCTGCGAAATGGATTCAATCCTCGCCATCGCCGAAAGTAAAGGCATTGCTGTAGTTGAAGACAATGCGCATGGTCTTTTTGGCCGCTACCGTGGTAAGCCCCTTGGGACCTTCGGCTGCCTTGCTACCCAAAGCTTCCATGAAACCAAGAACTTCCACTGCGGAGAAGGGGGCGCCCTCATCATCAACGATGAACGGTTCATCGAGCGAGCCGAGATAATCCGGGAGAAGGGTACCGACAGGAGCAGGTTCTTTCGCGGACTCGTAGACAAGTACACCTGGGTCGATATCGGATCCAGCTATCTCCCCTCGGACATTCTCGCTGCATTCCTGTATGCGCAACTGGAGGTCCGGGAGCGGATTCAGGGGATGCGCCGAAAGATCTGGGAGCGCTACTCGACCTGCCTCGAAGACTGGGCTTGCGCCCTCGGAATTCGCCTCCCCGTCGTCCCGACGCACTGCGACCAGCCGTATCACATGTTCTATCTCCTCATGCCGTCTCTGGCCGTCCGGCAGGCTCTCATGGCGCATCTGAAGGCACGGGGCATCCTCGCCGTGTTCCATTACCTCCCCCTTCACATCTCGGAAATGGGCCGCAGATCGGGCAGCGCAGCAGGCGATTGCCCGGTAACAGAGGATATAAGCGACCGCCTCCTCCGCCTTCCCTTTTATACCGGCATGAGCGAGCAGGAGCAGGAGTATGTGATCCGCTGCATACTCGACTTCAAAGGCTGACGCCGGGTAAGGAGAGTACGCTTCTCCCCTTGAACAGTGGCCTGCTCCCCCGAGAAAAAGCATGGATAAGCCGCAGCAATAACCCTTGACTCGTTGCGGCTTTTGCTTTAGCTTTATCACGTTTCGCCAGCTGGGGGAGTTCATTCGAACTGAGATGAGCCGGGTGCTCAAACCCTTTGAACCTGATCCGGTTAATGCCGGCGTAGGGAAGCGGCGCCTCTTCCAATCATCAACGATTGCGAAGCCGCGGCTCCATGTCGCGGCTTTTTGTTTTTCAGCGACAGGAATGGTCATGAACAAGCAGTCCAAGGACTTCCTTCGTCTCGTCATCGACCATGACGAGAGCACGCCCCGAATCGAAGGTCTTTATCTAGTGACGGACGAAGGGGAGCGGCTTGTGGAGAGGGTGCGCTCTGCGCTTTCGGGAGGCGTGGCTGTACTCCAGTACCGCTGCAAGAAGAATAGCCCCGAGGAGAAAGTGGCGCTGGGAAGGGAGCTGCGAGCACTCTGCGTCGATGCCGGCATACCGTTCATCGTGAATGACGACCCGCACCTCGCCCTGGAGCTCGACGCGGACGGTGTGCACCTGGGACAGGAGGATACCTCCCCCTTCGCCGCACGGCAGATCCTCGGGCCCAAGAAGATCGTAGGCGTTTCGACGCATACCGTGCGGGAAGCCCGGCAGGCGGAGGCGGACGGCGCAGATTATATCGGCTTCGGAGCGATGTATCCGACGGGAAGCAAGACAGTCACCCATCTACCGGGGCCTGCGGCCCTCCGTGAAGTGAAGGGCTCAGTCGGCATACCGGTGGTAGCCATAGGCGGCATCAAGCGGGACAACGCTCTTTCCGTTATGGACGGGGGCGCCGATGCGGTGGCTGTCATATCTTCGGTGCTGGGCGACCCGAATCCGGCCGTGGCGGCAGCTGAACTGGCACTTCTTTTCAACCGGCGACTCCCCCCGCCCCGCGGAACAGTCCTCACCGTCGCCGGCAGCGATTCCGGTGGAGGCGCGGGAATCCAGGCGGACCTGAAAACGGTGACTCTTCTCGGCGCGTACGGAGCGTCGGCCATTACCGCTCTCACTGCACAAAACACGCGGGGAGTTACCGGCATCTGCCCTGTTCCTCCTTCGTTCGTGGAAGAGCAGATAACAGCGGTTCTAAGCGACATCCCGGTTGACGTCGTAAAGACGGGAATGCTCCATTCGGCAGACATAGCTGCGACGGTCGCCGAAGTGCTTGAGCGCTTCGGCAAACGCATCCTGGTCATCGATCCGGTAATGCTGGCGAAGGGGGGTGCGCGGCTCGTCGACCGGCCTGCGGTAACTGCGATCCGGGAGCATCTCTTCCCCCTGACCTATCTCCTCACCCCGAACATACCGGAAGCAGAGCAGCTGACGGGGGTTACTATCCATGACGAAGCAGGAATGGAGGAAGCGGCACGCGCCCTACATGCCCAAGGGGTCCGGAACGTGCTCCTCAAGGGAGGGCACCTTACGGAGGGTGCCGCGGTGGACCTGCTTTTCGACGGCACCGGCTTCATGCGCTTCCCTACCCGGCGCATCATGACCAAAAACACCCACGGTACCGGCTGTACACTGGCATCGGCCATCGCCGCATTCCTTGCCCGGGGAGAACCGCTTCCCGCCGCGGTAGGACGCGCAAAGGAATTCATTACCACAGCCATCCGGCTGGCCCATCCGCTAGGCAGGGGTCACGGACCGGTCAATCATTACCTGGCGGCACAAGAACAGCTTGAACACGAAAAGAAGCTTGAGGAGCAACCATGACCCAGCTCGACCAGGCCCGCAAGGGCATCATAACCGAAGAGATGAAGGAAGCCGCCAGAAACGAAGCGGTAACTCCGGAAATGATCCGGGACGGCATCCTAGACGGCACCCGCATCATCTGCTGCAACGTAACCCACAAGAACGGACGCCCTCTAGCGGTGGGCAAGGGGCTGCGGACCAAGGTCAACGCCAACATCGGAACCTCGGCCGACGACCTCGACATCAGCAAGGAGCTTGAGAAGGCCCGGGTGGCGGTGGCGTGCGGTGCCGACGCGATCATGGACCTTTCCACGGGTGGCCCTGTGGATGAGATCCGTCGGGCCATCATCGCCGAGACCAACGCCTGCATCGGCTCCGTTCCTCTCTACCAGGCCGCCCTCGATGCGGTGCGGACCAGGAAAAAGGCTATCGTGGACATGACAGTGGACGACATGTTCGCAGGGATCGTCAAGCATGCGGAGGACGGGGTCGATTTCATCACCGTCCACTGCGGTGTGACGCGAAGCACCGTAGAGCGCATGAGGAACGAAGGACGGGTGATGGACGTCGTTTCGCGCGGCGGCGCTTTCACCATTGAATGGATGAGTTACAACAACAAGGAGAACCCGCTTTATGAGCACTTCGACAAGCTTCTGGAGATAACGCGGGAATATGACATGGTGCTGTCACTGGGTGACGGTTTCCGCCCCGGCTGCCTGGCCGACGCAACCGACCGCGCACAGATCCACGAGCTGATCATTCTTGGAGAATTGACGCAGAGAGCACGCGAAGCAGGAGTGCAGGTGATGATCGAAGGGCCCGGACACATGCCCCTCAATCAGATCGAGGCAAACATCCTGCTCCAGAAGCGTCTCTGCCACGGAGCCCCTTTCTATGTGCTGGGGCCGCTCGTCACCGACATCGCCCCCGGCTACGACCATATTACCTGCGCCATCGGAGGCGCCATCGCCGCCGCGGCTGGTGCCGACTTCCTCTGTTACGTCACGCCCAGCGAGCATCTGCGCCTTCCAACCGTCGAGGACGTCAGGGAAGGTGTCATCGCCTCCCGGATTGCCGCTCATGCTGCGGACATTTCAAAAGGGATCCCGGGAGCCATGGCTCGCGACATCCAGATGGCCCGCTGCCGGAAGAAGCTTGACTGGGAGGGGCAGTTCTCCCTGGCCCTGGACCCGGAGAAGGCACGGAGGCTCCGTTCCGAATCGGGTGTCGCCGATCACGGCGCCTGTACCATGTGCGGCGAATTCTGCGCTTACAAAGTAATGGACGATGCTATGGGGAAGGAAGCGGCGGCTGCCGGTTAATATTTCTACGCGCATCCCGAAAACAAAAAAAGCGGTGACGATTTCAAGTTCGTCACCGCTTTTCTTTACAACTTTCCGGTTAGCCCTGGGCCAATTGCGGAAAACTCAGGTTGTTCAAAAGCAGAAGACCGTCCCACCGGGATAAAGCCACATGGAGACCTAAGGCGCTACGCCGCACGCTGCTGCTTTCGGGGATGGTGGCGAGATGGCTTTCCTAGACCTTATCAAGAACCTTTCGCGCGATATCGTCAAGTGGAAGCACCACATCGACCCCGCCATGCTTGATAGCTTCGTTCGGCATCCCGAACACCGCACATGTAGCTTCGTCCTGAGCTACGTTGAATGCTCCCGCCTCCTTCATCTCCCGCATTCCCACCGCGCCGTCGTCACCCATTCCGGTCATTATGACTCCGATTGCATTGGCTCCGGCGTAACGGGCAGCCGATTTGAAGAGCACGTCCACCGACGGACGGTGGCGCGAAACGAGAGGTCCCGTCCTCACTTCCGCAAAATATCCCCCCACGCCGCGCTTGAGCAGCATGTGCTGGTTCCCCGGAGCAATAAGGGCGAGCCCTGGCTCTACCCTGTCGCTATTTTCTGCCTCCTTGACGTGCACGGCACATAGTCCGTCGAGCCGTTCTGCGAATCCGCGGGTGAAGTTTTCCGGCATGTGCTGCACCACTAGAATTCCCGGTGCATCGGGCGGCATCTGCCGAAGGAATACTTTAAGCGCATCGGTCCCTCCGGTGGACGCACCGACGACTATTACCTTCTCCCCCGGAGTGCTGCAAACAGGTAACTCCGGCCTTGCCCTTACGATCGGAGGCGATGGACGCTCTACATCCACCTGGCGGTGCGGCGGAGTGCAGCCGATCACCCTCAGCTTTGCCCGTGCCGCCGCTTTCACCGTGTCGCAGATCATAATCCTGCTTTCTTCGAAAAAGGTTCGGACACTGACCTGGGGCTTTGCGATTATATCTACAGCGCCGTATTCCAGAGCAAGCACGCTGTTGGTCGCCCGGGAAACCTGGCTTGAACAGATGACGACGGGAATCGGCTTCAGGGTCATGATCATATGGAGAAAGGTGAGTCCATCCATATGGGGCATTTCGATGTCCAGGGTGATGACATCAGGAGTCTGCTCCTTGATGCGGTCCGCCGCAGTCATGGCATCCCCGGCTGTGGCCACCACTTGGATTTCGGGATCCGATGCAAGAATTTCGCTCAGTGCCTGGCGGACCGTCAGGGAATCATCTACGATCAGCACCTTCACTCTACTCATTCACGCTCTCTCCTTTTCCTGCTGCTGGAATACCTGATTCACACATCGGCACCAAATGAAGCGCCTTATGCGCGACAAGCCGGAACCTGGAATCGCTCCCGGAGATATGCATCAACTTTTTTGCAGGGCGTTGTGAATCATTCACGTATATGCTGATCGGTTCAGCGACGCACAACTTGAAGCTGTTTCTAATCTTTCAGGTATTTAGAAGGAAATATCAATGGAACGCCAGCGACCCTTTTCCATAAGAGGATTGACACATGGATTTTATTACGATAAATAAGAATGGCTTCAAGGCAGTTGCTTCGCCGTCTCTATTCGCAGGCAGTGCGCTGACATAGCTCAGTTGGTAGAGCATGATTCGTAATCAGCAGGCCGTGGCTGGTCACCAAAACAAACCTTGCATATACAGGGACTTAAGACAGAGGTCTGGAGCCCCGTATTTTCTTGTGTAAGATCTGAGTAAGAGAAACTTTTTTACCGAAGAATTTATTTTGCCGGTGTAACTCAGTTGGTAGAGTAGCTGATTCGTAATCAGCAAGTCGGCGGTTCGAGTCCGCCCATCGGCTCCAAAATCAAAGGGTTAGGCAGATTTGCCTAACCCTTTTCATCTTTTTGGGCATGGAAAGTTCATCGTTTGTACTATCAGGGTGTCGCAGTTTATTTGCGATGGTTGCCATCAATCACGTTGTAACGGTCAGGGGAAATCTGTGCGACAATGACCGGTTTGGTGACATCAATGGAGAAGCTTAAAACTCCGGCTCTTCGGATACAGGATAGGAGACAAGATCTCCCGGAATGCCTGCGGGGTAATCTATTAGAAAAGAAGTCCTCTGCCAACCGGAAGCCGCTGGTGATTTTAATCTAATATTCTTTATACAGCCGCTAGTTTGCAGGCAGAAAGTCCTTTTTCTTGCAAATCGCAACCTGTTTAGGTAAGTTGACGACATGATTTTGTTGAGAAAACTAAACGGCTCTAAAATTTGTTTTCCATTTATCCTGACGATACTGTTGCTGTTCGTCTTTAATGGAATTAATGTTTCTAGAGTTTCGAACCTTAACAATGGCAAAATCGGCACGTATATAGGTGTCAACACCACGTTGAATGTCTCTCAAGCAGGTGTTGCAAAGGTTGGTCATTTAGTTGATTCAATCTGCTGTTTTTTTGTTTTCACGAATAGATTCGTCTTTCAAATTACCTCTTTCTACCACGAATCCCTCACAGCAATCTCTACCTTAAATTCAGCCATCCCCCCCAGGGCTCCACCCGTTTAACATCCCCATTTGCTTAGAATTTGATTTACAGGCTTTTTTTCATCGTTGTGAGAGAACTGCTGCATTGTCATATCAGGTTTTCTGTTGGTTAAAGAAAAATATCCACGACTTGAGCATGGATTGTTTTTCTACAAAACTTGTGGCGCAGAGCTGCTTTTTCTGTCCTGTTCGTCGGTATACAAGACGCAGGTTCCCGCTGCTATTTTATAAGATGGTTGCAGGAAATGAGAGGTATGTCATGATGCCGATACGAAGGAAACAGGCCATATATACGGCACTCCCGAAGTATTTTAAAGGGGCAAACTGCCTGAACCGTGGCACCCTTCAATCTTCTGCAATAGCAGAATATCCTTTCCTTCAATTTTCGCAGGTGATTGAAGATATTTAATACAACGAGGTAATATGCACGATCTTGGTCTCATAATGACG from Geobacter sp. DSM 9736 includes the following:
- a CDS encoding chemotaxis response regulator protein-glutamate methylesterase, whose protein sequence is MSRVKVLIVDDSLTVRQALSEILASDPEIQVVATAGDAMTAADRIKEQTPDVITLDIEMPHMDGLTFLHMIMTLKPIPVVICSSQVSRATNSVLALEYGAVDIIAKPQVSVRTFFEESRIMICDTVKAAARAKLRVIGCTPPHRQVDVERPSPPIVRARPELPVCSTPGEKVIVVGASTGGTDALKVFLRQMPPDAPGILVVQHMPENFTRGFAERLDGLCAVHVKEAENSDRVEPGLALIAPGNQHMLLKRGVGGYFAEVRTGPLVSRHRPSVDVLFKSAARYAGANAIGVIMTGMGDDGAVGMREMKEAGAFNVAQDEATCAVFGMPNEAIKHGGVDVVLPLDDIARKVLDKV
- the thiC gene encoding phosphomethylpyrimidine synthase ThiC, which produces MTQLDQARKGIITEEMKEAARNEAVTPEMIRDGILDGTRIICCNVTHKNGRPLAVGKGLRTKVNANIGTSADDLDISKELEKARVAVACGADAIMDLSTGGPVDEIRRAIIAETNACIGSVPLYQAALDAVRTRKKAIVDMTVDDMFAGIVKHAEDGVDFITVHCGVTRSTVERMRNEGRVMDVVSRGGAFTIEWMSYNNKENPLYEHFDKLLEITREYDMVLSLGDGFRPGCLADATDRAQIHELIILGELTQRAREAGVQVMIEGPGHMPLNQIEANILLQKRLCHGAPFYVLGPLVTDIAPGYDHITCAIGGAIAAAAGADFLCYVTPSEHLRLPTVEDVREGVIASRIAAHAADISKGIPGAMARDIQMARCRKKLDWEGQFSLALDPEKARRLRSESGVADHGACTMCGEFCAYKVMDDAMGKEAAAAG
- the thiD gene encoding bifunctional hydroxymethylpyrimidine kinase/phosphomethylpyrimidine kinase is translated as MNKQSKDFLRLVIDHDESTPRIEGLYLVTDEGERLVERVRSALSGGVAVLQYRCKKNSPEEKVALGRELRALCVDAGIPFIVNDDPHLALELDADGVHLGQEDTSPFAARQILGPKKIVGVSTHTVREARQAEADGADYIGFGAMYPTGSKTVTHLPGPAALREVKGSVGIPVVAIGGIKRDNALSVMDGGADAVAVISSVLGDPNPAVAAAELALLFNRRLPPPRGTVLTVAGSDSGGGAGIQADLKTVTLLGAYGASAITALTAQNTRGVTGICPVPPSFVEEQITAVLSDIPVDVVKTGMLHSADIAATVAEVLERFGKRILVIDPVMLAKGGARLVDRPAVTAIREHLFPLTYLLTPNIPEAEQLTGVTIHDEAGMEEAARALHAQGVRNVLLKGGHLTEGAAVDLLFDGTGFMRFPTRRIMTKNTHGTGCTLASAIAAFLARGEPLPAAVGRAKEFITTAIRLAHPLGRGHGPVNHYLAAQEQLEHEKKLEEQP